A part of Anolis sagrei isolate rAnoSag1 chromosome 3, rAnoSag1.mat, whole genome shotgun sequence genomic DNA contains:
- the POGLUT1 gene encoding protein O-glucosyltransferase 1 has product MSPPNACRRVYLEFPRMRRVALVAMGQLTAGLVLQVAALSLLLFCWEVKSTDTRWKKYLGQIDRAVENYRPCVTENCRCYQKVREQDLAPFQEGISEEFLSEAISRRLGTHYQIIAKKLYREHDCMFPARCSGVEHFILEIIDELPDMEMVINVRDYPQVPKFMKPRVPVFSFSKTSEYYDIMYPAWTFWEGGPAVWPIYPTGLGRWDLMRQDLKSSSEKWPWRAKISKAFFRGSRTSAERDPLILLSRENPELVDAEYTKNQAWKSEKDTLGEPPAKEISLIDHCKYKYLFNFRGVAASFRFKHLFLCGSLVFHVGEDWQEFFYSQLKPWVHYIPVKSDLSDVRELLEFVKENDDVAKEISERGRQFIMDHLRMEDISCYWQKLLTDYSKALTYKVKRKKHYNEISPKRLKTEL; this is encoded by the exons ATGAGCCCTCCGAATGCATGCAGGAGAGTCTACTTAGAGTTCCCGCGCATGCGCCGTGTTGCACTCGTCGCTATGGGGCAGCTCACTGCCGGGCTGGTGCTACAGGTGGCTGCTTTGTCTTTGTTgctcttttgttgggaggtgaaatCCACAG ATACCAGGTGGAAAAAATACTTGGGCCAGATTGACAGAGCTGTGGAGAACTACAGGCCATGTGTGACAGAAAATTGTCGCTGCTATCAAAA AGTGAGGGAACAGGATTTGGCTCCCTTTCAAGAGGGAATCTCTGAGGAGTTTCTGTCAGAAGCAATCAGCCGACGACTCGGGACTCACTACCAGATCATTGCAAAGAAGTTGTACCGCGAGCATGACTGCATGTTCCCTGCCAG ATGCAGTGGGGTTGAACACTTCATCCTGGAGATCATTGATGAACTTCCCGATATGGAGATGGTAATCAATGTGCGAGACTACCCCCAGGTGCCTAAGTTCATGAAGCCAAGGGTGCCCGTCTTCTCCTTCAGTAAG ACATCAGAATACTATGACATTATGTATCCTGCTTGGACATTTTGGGAAGGAGGCCCAGCTGTTTGGCCCATCTACCCAACCGGCCTGGGACGCTGGGACCTAATGAGACAAGATCTCAAAAG CTCTTCAGAAAAATGGCCCTGGAGGGCGAAGATTTCTAAAGCCTTCTTCCGAGGGTCCAG GACAAGTGCCGAGCGGGATCCCCTCATCCTTCTTTCGAGAGAAAACCCAGAACTAGTTGATGCCGAATACACTAAAAACCAAGCCTGGAAGTCTGAAAAA GATACCCTTGGGGAACCTCCTGCTAAGGAAATTTCACTAATAGACCATTGTAAATACAA ATACCTTTTCAACTTCCGAGGTGTAGCAGCCAGTTTCCGCTTCAAGCATCTCTTCCTGTGTGGCTCACTGGTATTTCATGTTGGAGAAGACTGGCAGGAATTCTTCTACTCCCAACTAAAACCTTGGGTTCACTACATCCCAGTCAAATCAGATCTCTCTGATGTGAG GGAGCTATTGGAGTTTGTGAAAGAAAATGATGATGTGGCTAAAGAAATTTCAGAACG GGGTCGCCAGTTTATCATGGACCACTTGCGAATGGAGGACATCTCTTGCTACTGGCAGAAACTTTTGACTGATTACTCCAAAGCTCTGACTTACAAAGTCAAACGGAAGAAGCACTACAATGAGATTTCTCCTAAACGCttgaaaacagaattataa